The DNA window GCGGGTCGAGCGTCGTCAGGTCGATGATGCCGCTCCGCGCGAGCTCCGGGATGTCCTCGCGGATGTCGTGCTGGTCGACCAGCTTGGCGTCGCCGTTCCCGTTCGCCGGAGCCTCGGTGCCCGTGCCCCGGGCCCGCTTGCCAGCCGTACGTTCCACCCGACCGGGCCGGAACAGGATCTCCCCGCCCGTGATCTTGCCCGGCTTCTCGATGATCTGCATGATCGCCCGGGCCGTGACGCTCTTGCCGCAACCGCTCTCGCCGACGATGCCGAGCACCTTGCCGCGCGGAACGTCGTAGCTCACGCCGTTGAGCGCCCGGACGCGGCCGATGACGGTCGGGAACTCCACATGCAAGTCCCGGATGCTGACCACCGTGTCCTCGGCCAGCTCCAGCTTCGTGCTGGTCGTTGCTGCTTCAGCCATTGAAAACCCCTGCCTGGTCGCCCCAATGTCCTGCCCTGCGGTGCACTGGCCGCTCAGCCGTACGGGTCCACGGCGTCGCGGACGCCGTCGCCGAGTAGCTGGAAGCAGGTCACCGCGATGACCACGGCGATCGCCGGAATCAGCATCCACGGATACTGCGTGACCACGGCGATCTCCTGCGCGTCCTTGAGCAGGACCCCCCAGCTCACAGCGGGAGGCAGCATGCCGATGCCGAGGAACGACAGCGAGGTCTCGGCGATGATCGTCGCCGGGATCGCCAGCGCCGCGACGACGACGATGTGGCTGATCGCGTTCGGGACCATGTGCGTGACGATGATCCGGCTGTGCGAGCTGCCGGCCGCCCGCGCGGCGTTGACGTAGTCAGCGTGCGCGTAGCCGAGGACCTTGCCACGTACCTGGCGGGCGGTGTTGGCCCACACGACGAGCGACAGGATCAAGGTGATGAAGAAGTATCTTCGTTCGACCGGCATGTCCCGGGGAAGGACGGCGGCCAGCGTCGCCCAGAGCGGGAGGGTCGGTACGGACAGGATGATCTCCATCACGCGCTGGATCGCGTTGTCCACGATGCCGCCGAAGTAGCCGGAGATCGTGCCGATCAACGTCGCCAGAACGGTGGAGATCGCGACACCCAACAGACCGATGGTGAGCGAGACCTGGGCTCCCTGCACGGTCCGGGCGAAGATGTCGCGGCCCTGTGTGTCGGCACCCCAGAGGTAGAGCTTGGTGTCGCCGTCCACGGTCATCAGGTGCCGGTCGGTCTTGATGAAGCCGAACAGCGTGTACTCGTGGCCCTTGCCGAACCAGTGGATCGGGATCGTCTTCGTGCAGTCCTTCTGGTACACGAACTCGAACGTGTCCTCGTTGAGCGTCTGGGTGACCCCGCACATCGCGAGGCCGCCGTCCCAGGTCAACGCCGAGGGCGCGGCGTTCTTCGCGCCGGAGTTGAGAACGTCGTAGTCGTTCGAGGCGAGGAACGGAGCCAGCGCCGCCACGATGTACATGAGCAGCAGCACGATGCCGCCGCCGACCGCGAGCTTGCTCTGCTTGAAGCGGCGGACCATCAACCGCCACTGGGGGATCTCGCCAACGTCGGAACCCTTTTCGGTGGGAGCCGCCGCGGTGGCTTCCTGCACCGGTTCGCCGATTACGCCTGCCATCGCTTCAGCACCTCATCTCGAAGTCCGGATGCGCGGGTCGACCCAGGCCAACAACAAGTCGGCCAACAGGTTGCCCATGATCATCAAGAAGGACAGGAACATCAGCAGGCTGACCGCGAGATACATGTCCTGGTCGACGAGCGCCTCCAGGAGCAGCGGACCCATCGTCGGCAGGTTGAGCACGATGCCGACGATCGCCTCGCCGGAGATCAGCAGGGGGAGCGTCGTACCGAGCGCCATGATCAACGGGTGAACGGCGTTCCGTACGGCGTGCTTCCAGATCACGCGTCGCTCGAGCAGACCCTTGGAGCGCGCAGTCTGGACGTACTGCTGGTTGAGCACGTCCAGCAGGTTGGCGCGCATCACGCGGGTGAGCCAGGCCGTGCTACCGGCCGAGATGACGATCAACGGCACCCAGAGGTGGCCTAAGAAGTCCACGAGTCTGGCCCAACTCCAGGGTGCGTTCTGGAACTGGGTGGAGAACAGGCCACCGACATCCGCGTTCAGATATCGCGACGCGATGACCATCACCACCAGCGCCAGCAGGAACTCGGGCACCGCGACTCCGACGAACTGGATCACGGTGACGATGTAGTCGGGTAACGAATATCGGTGGGTCGCCGAATAGACCCCGACGGGTATCGCTATCAGCCAGGCGAGGATCAGCGACCCGCCGGTGAAGAGCAGGGTGTACGGGAGCCGCGAGTACACCAGGTCGTTGACCGGTGACCGCCGCGTGAACGACTCGCCGAAGTCGCCCTTGATGAAGTTGCCCGCCCACTTCCCGTACTTCTCGAGCACCGGGTCGTGGACGCCGTACCGGTTCTCCAGGGCTGTGATCTGGTCCTGGGAGACGTTGTTGCCGAGCGCCCGGAGTCGGTCGATCTCGGCGGTGAGCGCCGACCCGGGAGGGGCCTCGATCAAGATGAAGCTCACGATCGAAATGATGAACATGGTGACGACCATGTAGAGCAGTCGCCTGATGATGAACGCGAGCATCGAGGGCCCTCCCGGTGGCTCAGCCGGAACTACTGCTTCCTACGCGTGCTGGTCGGGGTTGTCCCAGTAGTAGGTCTCCACGTCGTAGACCGATGGAGTCGGGTGAATCCACGGGTTCGCGAACCCACCCAGCTGGAGGTTTTCCTTCGCGGGAACGTTCTTCAGATC is part of the Tenggerimyces flavus genome and encodes:
- a CDS encoding ABC transporter permease, whose product is MAGVIGEPVQEATAAAPTEKGSDVGEIPQWRLMVRRFKQSKLAVGGGIVLLLMYIVAALAPFLASNDYDVLNSGAKNAAPSALTWDGGLAMCGVTQTLNEDTFEFVYQKDCTKTIPIHWFGKGHEYTLFGFIKTDRHLMTVDGDTKLYLWGADTQGRDIFARTVQGAQVSLTIGLLGVAISTVLATLIGTISGYFGGIVDNAIQRVMEIILSVPTLPLWATLAAVLPRDMPVERRYFFITLILSLVVWANTARQVRGKVLGYAHADYVNAARAAGSSHSRIIVTHMVPNAISHIVVVAALAIPATIIAETSLSFLGIGMLPPAVSWGVLLKDAQEIAVVTQYPWMLIPAIAVVIAVTCFQLLGDGVRDAVDPYG
- a CDS encoding ABC transporter permease, whose protein sequence is MLAFIIRRLLYMVVTMFIISIVSFILIEAPPGSALTAEIDRLRALGNNVSQDQITALENRYGVHDPVLEKYGKWAGNFIKGDFGESFTRRSPVNDLVYSRLPYTLLFTGGSLILAWLIAIPVGVYSATHRYSLPDYIVTVIQFVGVAVPEFLLALVVMVIASRYLNADVGGLFSTQFQNAPWSWARLVDFLGHLWVPLIVISAGSTAWLTRVMRANLLDVLNQQYVQTARSKGLLERRVIWKHAVRNAVHPLIMALGTTLPLLISGEAIVGIVLNLPTMGPLLLEALVDQDMYLAVSLLMFLSFLMIMGNLLADLLLAWVDPRIRTSR